The following proteins are co-located in the Acidobacteriota bacterium genome:
- a CDS encoding isoprenylcysteine carboxylmethyltransferase family protein: protein MARLYVALLAAWWAGEALLALFRRAAAEESRGRDRGSMAILFVTNVISTVAAVALGARRILPIGAPPADLLGAAVLLLLSGVGIRVWAILTLGRLFTMNVAIRRGHRIVARGPYRAVRHPSYTGLLLAFTSVGLALRSWASLLVLLVPVSAATLYRIRVEERALADAFGAAYEEYARGRFRLFPFLY from the coding sequence ATGGCACGCCTGTACGTTGCGCTGCTCGCCGCCTGGTGGGCCGGCGAGGCCTTGCTCGCTCTGTTTCGCCGCGCGGCCGCGGAGGAGTCGCGGGGGCGCGATCGCGGTTCGATGGCGATCCTCTTCGTCACCAACGTGATCTCCACGGTCGCTGCCGTCGCTCTCGGCGCGCGCCGGATCCTGCCGATCGGAGCGCCCCCCGCCGACCTGCTCGGCGCCGCCGTCCTTCTTCTGCTCTCCGGGGTCGGGATCCGTGTGTGGGCGATCCTCACCCTGGGAAGGCTGTTCACGATGAACGTCGCGATCCGCCGGGGGCACCGCATCGTCGCCCGCGGCCCCTACCGGGCCGTGCGCCATCCCTCCTACACCGGACTGCTCCTGGCCTTTACCTCGGTGGGGCTGGCCTTGCGGAGCTGGGCGTCGCTGCTGGTGCTGCTGGTCCCCGTTTCGGCCGCCACGCTCTACCGCATCCGTGTCGAGGAACGGGCGCTCGCCGACGCTTTCGGTGCCGCCTAC